TCGTTGAACAGGGTGCGGCGCACGCTGTGCCCCTTTCGCGGTGCTGCGGATCGCGTCACCGGCGGAACGCCGGATGTTTTCGAACTTCGTTCTAGAACGGCATTGTAGCGTTCGCCCCGGCGGGCGGTGCCCGAGCCGGGGAGCGTCCCGGAGGCGGGGCGCGGGCGCACGGCCGGCGGGCACGGCCGGACGACGACGGCGCGGCGGCCGGCGCGGGCACGCCGACGGTTCTCGTGCGAGGACCCTTCTCCGGCGCGCGGGACGTCCGGGAATGGATCATTCCCGAGCCGAAAGAGCACTCGGGAATTACCCGCGGCCGCCGTACGGGCGTTCTTCAGGAGAAGTTCGGGCCGCGACGGTTTCGGTCCCTGGCCGGACCAGGACACGGGCGGCGGTTGCGCGGCCGCGAGAGATGTGCCGGGGCGCGCGCGGCGCCGGGGCGAGGGTCAGGATCGCGGCCCGGGCGGGTCATGGGACCACCCCGGAACATGAAAAGCGGCGCCGGGTGGATACGGGGGCAATCCACCCGGCGCCGCATCATCGGTGTTCCGACGGGGGCCCGGAACACCGGTACGGGCGCCCCGACGGGGGACCAGAGCGCCGGTACAAATCGTACACCGAAACCCCCCGCTGTTAGTCAAGAGAATGTCACGACCCGATTTCCGGTCGCCGTCCGGAAATCGGCTTCTGTTCGGCCCGTCCCGCGTCGTCGAACCGCGCGGACGGCGTCGGCTCCCGCCCCCCGTTCGCGAAGATCACGCTGATGTAGGGCAGGAACAGCGCCCCGACGACCATCAGCCCCGCGAGCCAGAACGGGGCCCCGGCGATCGCGCTGAGGACCGCGCCGACGAAGCAGGCGGTCCGGACGCCCATGGACACCAGGTAGCGGCGCTGCCGGTACTCGATGTCCTCCGACATCGGCCGGGGCGCGTTGGTGACCGTGTAGACCTGTTCGGCCTCCCGGCGGTGATTGAGCTTCACGTTTCCAAGGTAAGCCCCTGACGTCCGACATACGACAGCAGGACGGTCAAGACATCGGGAGGACCGAGATGACCGATCGCACCTACCGGGTGACCGAGATCGTGGGCACTTCGCCGGAGTCGGTGGAGGCCGCCATCCGCAACGGCATCGGGCGCGCGAACGAGACCCTCCGCCACCTGGACTGGTTCGAGGTGAAGGAGGTCCGCGGGCAGATCGAGGACGGCGACGTCGCCCACTACCAGGTCACGATGAAGGTCGGCTTCCGCCTCGAGGAGGCCTGAGCCCTCGGAGAGGGCCGGAGAGGGCCCGGACGCGGCCGGGGCCCCGGGGAGTCCGGGGCCCCGGCCGCGGGGCGCTCCGCGGCCCCTAGGAGGCCTGGGAGACGGTCGACATGTTGAAGTCCGGCACCCGCAGGGCCGGCATGGCGGCGCGGGTGAAGTAGTCCGACCACTCGCGCGGGAGCGTCGGCTCGGTCCGCCCGGCCTCGGCGATCCGCCCGAGCAGGTCCACGGGGCTCTCGTTGAACCGGAAGTTGTTGACGGCCCCGACGACCTCGCCGTCCTCGACCAGGTACACCCCGTCGCGGGTGAGGCCGGTCAGCAGCAGGCTCTGCGGGTCGACCTCGCGGATGTACCACAGGCACGTCAGCAGCAGCCCCCGCTCGGTGCGGGCGACCATCTCCTCCAGGGACGCGCCGCCGTCCGGGCCGGTCATCGCCAGGTTGTCGATCGCGGGGGTGGCGGGCAGGCCGGTGCGGTTCGCCGAGTGCCGGGTCTGGGTCAGCGCGTTCAGGGTCCCGCCGCTGATCCAGTCGGTGGCGCCCAGGGGGACGCCGTTGTCGAACACCGACGACTCG
The nucleotide sequence above comes from Actinomadura algeriensis. Encoded proteins:
- a CDS encoding DUF3099 domain-containing protein; amino-acid sequence: MKLNHRREAEQVYTVTNAPRPMSEDIEYRQRRYLVSMGVRTACFVGAVLSAIAGAPFWLAGLMVVGALFLPYISVIFANGGREPTPSARFDDAGRAEQKPISGRRPEIGS
- a CDS encoding dodecin, which gives rise to MTDRTYRVTEIVGTSPESVEAAIRNGIGRANETLRHLDWFEVKEVRGQIEDGDVAHYQVTMKVGFRLEEA